The Panicum virgatum strain AP13 chromosome 5K, P.virgatum_v5, whole genome shotgun sequence genome has a window encoding:
- the LOC120710374 gene encoding protein SEMI-ROLLED LEAF 2-like isoform X4, with amino-acid sequence MIEELGNSVIMSREIQHAYQRIHGHTQTFCGQITEYLEQRFYKDLRHENFTLAKVVPCIYRKLLCSCKDHRPFLATSSLCTIRTLLDQKAHDDLQVLGCLMLVDFLNGQVDSTHMFNLEGLIPKLCKIGHELREDDEGLRLRSAALQALASMVQYMGDHSHISMELDEVVSVIISCYEVNQTLSIKEVVRLQDDDDLVTNGNLAVVPVSGQNSAKVASDTMSVSENPAHWARVCLRNMANIAKEATTVRCVLDPLFRLFDSHGYWSPENGIALSVLQEMQKLMDKSGQHGHLLLSFTIKHIDHKVIAKETAKQISVVKVASNLARHAKLKASVTIASAISDLIKHLRRCMHFAIEASNAHADDGKWNSSLHVALEDCLVQLTEKVGDVSPILDMIGVILENLSHTATIARSTISSVYRTSQIAASVYKSSYHQKAFPEALFHQLLLAMLHPDNKTRIGSHRVLSTIVAPSLLCPWSAMSFPIPVKNDDLQNLRLLALSAFSSESIMNEIRTQNKIQESLQKNDKSEAILGAGNGCTRTESNARQYLGSPCLNEHHLTAFNDENMKFMKLNTHQIVLLLSSIWSQVSLEDNSPANFEAMCHTYNIALFCSKSKSSSHVALVRCFQLALSLRRKSLSHENDLQPSRRRCLYTIASAMLIFSAKIADLHQIIPVVKSAAPEKMVDPHFCVMDDCLVNTSAESQMVFGSEEDESNAQAFLSAINKDDVELIETVISHFKKKFENLPEKFSGIEEQLLQEFCLDDSFPLGAPLFMETPHSCSIYAEKDDHCFDEDGVPSELDDDDDDIIFEHSGSQSDRKTSGSMASSDVLTVNQLIESVHETARQVANVPVSANPVPYDQMKSQCEALVMEKQQKMSVLLSFKHSRADSHGSTRVDGLEMNESSLRSEPEMQSTRKGRMRRSDSLSSESDCSFRLPPASPYDKFLKAAGR; translated from the exons ATGATAGAAGAATTGGGAAACTCTGTGATTATGTCTCGAGAAATCCAACACGCATACCAAAG GATTCATGGTCACACTCAAACCTTTTGTGGGCAGATCACAGAGTATCTTGAGCAGAGATTCTACAAAGATCTGAGGCATGAGAATTTCACTTTGGCCAAAGTTGTGCCATGCATCTATAGAAAACTTCTCTGCTCATGCAAGGATCACAG GCCATTTCTAGCCACAAGCTCATTATGCACCATCCGCACTCTTCTTGATCAGAAAGCGCATGATGATCTACAGGTTCTGGGTTGTCTAATGCTTGTTGACTTTCTCAATGGCCAG GTTGACAGCACGCATATGTTTAATTTGGAAGGTCTGATACCAAAACTTTGCAAAATTGGTCATGAGCTAAGGGAAGATGATGAAGGGCTCCGTCTTCGATCTGCTGCACTTCAGGCTCTTGCTTCTATG GTCCAATACATGGGTGATCATTCTCACATTTCAATGGAACTCGATGAA GTTGTCTCAGTGATCATAAGCTGTTATGAGGTTAATCAAACTCTCTCAATAAAGGAGGTTGTCAGACTtcaagatgatgatgatttgGTCACTAATGGGAACTTGGCTGTGGTACCAGTGTCTGGGCAAAATAGTGCCAAAGTGGCATCTGATACAAT GTCTGTATCTGAAAATCCAGCACATTGGGCAAGAGTTTGCTTGCGTAATATGGCTAATATTGCAAAGGAGGCAACAACAGTGCGTTGTGTTCTTGATCCTCTCTTCCGCCTTTTTGATAGCCATGGCTATTGGTCTCCGGAAAATGGGATTGCCCTTTCTGTTCTGCAAGAAATGCAGAAACTCATGGACAAATCAG GGCAACATGGCCATTTGTTGTTATCTTTCACTATAAAGCACATAGATCATAAGGTTATTGCCAAGGAAACTGCCAAGCAAATCAGCGTTGTAAAAGTTGCTTCAAATCTTGCAAGACATGCAAAGTTGAAGGCTTCAGTGACAATAGCAAGTGCAATCAGTGACTTAATAAAGCACTTGCGCAGATGTATGCATTTTGCTATTGAAGCATCTAATGCTCACGCCGATGATGGCAAATGGAATAGCTCACTTCATGTGGCCTTGGAGGATTGCCTTGTGCAGTTGACAGAAAAG GTTGGGGATGTTAGTCCTATTCTTGACATGATTGGGGTAATTCTTGAGAATCTCTCTCATACTGCTACCATCGCAAGATCAACAATTTCATCTGTTTATCGCACATCACAAATAGCAGCTTCAGTCTACAAGTCATCTTACCATCAGAAG GCATTTCCTGAAGCTTTATTTCACCAGCTTCTCTTAGCAATGTTGCATCCAGACAATAAAACAAGGATCGGTTCACATCGTGTTCTATCCACCATTGTTGCACCTTCGCTGCTGTGTCCATGGTCAGCCATGAGCTTTCCAATCCCAGTGAAGAACGATGATTTGCAGAACTTACGTTTGTTGGCTCTCTCAGCTTTCTCTTCTGAATCCATAATGAATGAAATTAGGACCCAAAACAAGATCCAAGAATccttgcagaaaaacgacaaaTCAGAAGCTATACTTGGTGCTGGGAATGGATGCACACGGACAGAATCAAATGCAAGGCAGTATCTAGGGAGCCCATGTCTGAATGAACATCATCTTACAGCATTTAACGATGAA AATATGAAGTTCATGAAGCTGAACACCCACCAGattgttcttcttctttcatctatttggagtcaagtatctcTGGAGGATAACTCACCTGCAAATTTTGAAGCAATGTGCCATACCTACAACATTGCTTTATTTTGTTCGAAATCAAAA AGCTCCAGTCATGTGGCACTAGTTCGCTGTTTCCAGTTAGCACTCTCTCTCAGGAGAAAGTCTCTTAGTCACGAAA ATGATTTGCAGCCATCTCGGAGAAGGTGTTTGTATACAATAGCATCAGCAATGCTCATCTTTTCAGCAAAAATAGCTGATCTTCACCAGATAATTCCTGTCGTCAAATCAGCAGCACCAGAGAAAATG GTTGATCCACATTTTTGTGTGATGGATGATTGCCTCGTTAATACCTCTGCAGAGTCTCAGATGGTTTTTGGTTCTGAGGAAGATGAAAGTAATGCTCAGGCCTTTCTTTCAGCCATAAACAAGGATGATGTGGAGTTGATAGAAACTGTGATATCCCATTTTAAGAAGAAGTTTGAAAATTTACCAGAG AAGTTTAGCGGGATAGAAGAACAACTTCTTCAAGAGTTTTGCCTCGATGATTCATTTCCTCTTGGCGCTCCACTATTCATGGAGACACCACACTCTTGTTCGATATATGCTGAAAAGGATGACCACTGTTTTGATGAG GATGGTGTTCCTTCTGAGCtagacgatgacgacgacgacatcaTCTTCGAACACAGTGGATCTCAATCTGACAGGAAAACATCTGGTTCTATGGCTTCATCAGATGTTCTAACCGTCAATCAACTAATAGAATCT GTTCATGAGACAGCCAGGCAAGTCGCTAATGTTCCAGTTTCTGCCAACCCTGTACCTTATGACCAAATGAAGAGCCAATGTGAAGCCCTGGTTATGGAAAAGCAACAGAAGATGTCTGTTCTCTTGAGCTTCAAGCATTCGAGGGCTGATTCCCATGGCTCAACCAGGGTGGATGGGCTTGAAATGAACGAG TCATCCCTGCGATCAGAGCCTGAGATGCAATCAACTAGGAAGGGGCGCATGCGCCGCAGCGATTCATTATCCAGCGAATCTGACTGTTCGTTCAGGCTGCCACCTGCAAGCCCATACGACAAGTTCCTGAAAGCGGCTGGACGGTAG